Genomic segment of Candidatus Baltobacteraceae bacterium:
GCAATCGTGAGCGCGAACTGGCGATACAGTTGGCCGGTCGTTCCCGGCAGGAACGAAACCGGAATGAAGACCGCCATCAAAACCAGCGACGTCGCGATCACGGCACCGCCGATCTCCCTCATTGCCCGCGCGGTTGCCTCGAACGGACTGCTCTTGTCGTCGACGATGTGCCGGACGATATTTTCCAGCACCACGATTGCGTCGTCCACGACGAGACCCGTAGCCAAGGTCAAGCCGAAGAGCGTCAGCGTGTTGATGCTGAAGCCGAGTATTTGGAAGATCGTAAACGTTCCGATCAGCGAAACCGGGATCGTGATCGACGGAATGAGGACGCTGTGCCAGTTCTGCAAGAACAGGAAGATGACGAGCACGACCAACAGGATCGCGATGAAGAGCGTGACGACGACCTCTTCGATCGACGACTTCACGAACTCCGACGTGTCGAAGGCGATCTCGTAGCCGTAGCCGGCCGGAAACTGTTTGGCCAAGCTCGCCATGGTCGCGCGCACGTTCTTGGAAATCTGCAGCGAGTTGGCCGTCGGCTGTCCTTGGATCGCCAAAACGACTGCGGTCCGGCCGTCGAAGCGCGCCGACGTGATATAGTTCTGCGCGCCGAGCTCGACCTCGGCAACGTCGCCGAGCCGCACGTACCCGCCGTTTGGCTGCACGGCGACGACGATCTTCTTAAACTCTTCGGGCGAGGTCAGCCGGCCGTCGACTTTGATGGGAATTTGGAACGGTTGCGAGCCGGTCGTCGGCGGCTGGCCGATCGCGCCGGGTGCGACGTCGGCATTATTTGCTTGAATCGCGTTGACGATGGTGGAGAGGGAGACTCCGTTGGCTTGCAGCTTGTGGGGATCGACCCAAATGCGCATGCCGTACGTGCGATCGCCGAGCACCGAGACGGCACCGACTCCGGGGATACGCTTGAGCTCCTCGATGACGTTAACGTCGGCGTAGTTGCTGACGTCGATATCGGACACTGCAGAGCTCGTCGACGTCATCGCGACGGCGATCGTGATATTGCCGGAGCTCTTCTGCACCGTGACGCCGTAGCTTTGCACCGCTTGCGGCAGCTGCGCGAGCGTCAGATCGACGCCGTGCTGAACGTTGACTTGATCGATCGTCGGATCGGTTCCCAGCGCAAAGGTGCAGACGATCGTCGCCGTTCCGTTGGCGCTCGAGTACGACTGCATGTACTGCATGCCGTCGGCGCCGTTGATGTTGATCTCGAGCGGCGACGTGACCGAACGCACGACCGACTGTGCGTCCGCGCCCGGATACTGCGCCGTCACGGTTACCGTCGGCGGCGCAATCTGGGGATACTGCGAGATGGGCAGCGTGGGCAGCGTGATCGCGCCGGCAAGCAGCACGATGAAACTCATCACGGCTGCAAAAAGCGGCCGCTTTAAAAAGAATTCGATCACCGAGCCATCACCTCGGTAGCCATTTCGTGAGGATACCTTGTTCCCGTGTCCGCCCCCTCTGCTCGTCAGCGTAAAGTCCAGGCGAAGGCGTTCCACGTCGGCAAGAACGCGTTGGGCGCAAAACCGCGCAGCTGCGACCGGTACGCATAGAGGTACCTGGCATTGAAAAGGTACACGATCGGCACGTCGCTCGCCGCGATTCGCGCGATCTGCCCGTAGAGACGCTTACGTTCCGCTCGGTCGGTCGCCGCCAGCGCCTGCTGCTCGAGCGCGTCGACCCGCGCGTTGCACCAACGCATGTAGTTTGACGGCCCGTTGCAAGCCAGCACCGCCGAATCGTCGGGATCCGCGCCCATGGTCCAGGGGACATAGGCCATGTCGAAGCCGCCGCTTGCCAGCACTCCGGTACGAGGCAGGAAGAGTTGTGCGTTGCTCACGGATTTGACGTTCACGCCGACGCCGCGATCGTGCAGCTCTGCTTGCACCGCCGTCGCGACGCGCACGCCCGTCATGGATTCGGGAAACTGCACGTAGACCAACGCAAGCGCGGCGCCGTCTTTGTGCCGCATCCCGTCGGCACCGCGACGCCAGCCGGCGAGATCGAACAGCGCGTCGGCGGCGCGCGGATCGTACGCGGGTTCTTTGACGGCCGGGTCGTACGCCCATGAAAACTGCGGCGTGATTTGATCGGTTACCGGATAGACGCCCAGCGTGATTTTCTTGGAGATCGCCTCGCGATCGATCGACATCGCGATCGCGCGCCGAACGCGCACGTCGTCGAGCGGAGGGTGCGCCGTATTGAGCGCCAATCCGGCGACCACCGACGTCGGCACGCTGACGAAGTTCAACCCCGCTTTTCCGCGCAACACCGCCAGCTGCACCGGCGCAATCAAGTTCCAATCGAGCTCGCCGGATCGTAAAAGCAGCAGATTCGTCGACGGCTCCGGCACGATGCGGACGTCGAGTCGGTCAACGGCGGGCCGGCCGCGCCAGTACAGCGGGTTGGACGCGTACGCGAGCCCTTCGCCGCGCACCCAGCGGACGAACCGGAACGGCCCGTCGCCGACGCTCGGCTTTTCGTTAAATTCGCTGCGCGCGAGCGGTCCTTGTGCGGCGAGCACGTGCTTGGGCAAAACGAACTGCGGCGAGAAGCCGTACGAAAAATACGTCATCACCGCGGGCGCCCAGGCTTTGCGCAAATGAAAGACTACGGTATACGCGTCCGGCGCGTAAGCGCGGTCGATCAAATCGTATCCCTCGTGCGAGCGAACCGGGTTTTGCGGATCCAAAATCGCGCGCAAAGTGAACAGCACGTCTTCGCTGGTAACGGGGCGTCCGTCGCCCCATCGCACGCCCCGCCGTAACCGGTAGACGATCGTTCGCCCGTCGGCCGTCAGGCCGCCGTTAGCCGTCGTCGGAATTTCGGAGAGCAGCGCCGGAACGGGATGCCCGGCAGCGTCGAGGTCGATGAATGGCTCGAACGACAGACGGGCAACCTGCTGCTCGACCGAGGCGGCGTCGGGGTGGACGAACAGCGGATTGAGGGTCTGCGGGTCGGCCGCGAGGGCGAATCGTACGCCTCCGACCGGGGGGCCGCTACCCTGCCCGTGGCTGCAGCCGGCCGCGAGGAGGGCTGCCAGGATTGCAAATCTCCCAACAAGCCCCCTTGCGCCGAATAAATCGTTGGTGCTATTATTGCCTGACCGAAGATTGTTCGGCAAATCCGCCTCCCTAGCGAATATGGTATTAGCAACCGAAGAACTCGACGAGCTTGATATCCGGCTCCTTGACGCGTTGCAGCGCAACGCCCGGTCCACCTTTGCCGAGCTCGGTTCGGTCGTCGGGCTCAAGGCCCCGGCCGTCCACGACCGCGTCAAACGGCTCGAGCAGCGCGGCTACATCCAGCGCTACTCGGTACAGCTCGACGCGAAGCGTTTGGGGCTCAACCTCACCGCGTTCGTGAGCTGCTATACCGCGCCGGACTGCAAGTACGACGAGTTCACGCGAGCGTTGGGCGAGATGCCGGAAGTGTGCGAGGTGCACTCGGTCGCGGGCGAAGAGACGTTCCTCTGTAAGGTCGTCACGCGGTCCACGCAACACCTCGACGATCTGCTCGCGCGGCTCAAAGCGATGCCGGGCATGGCGCGCACGCGGACCACGATCGTTCTCACCACGCCTTTCGATCGCGGAGGAGTCACCATTCAATCATGAGCGCCGTTTCGCAACGTAAGGCCCATCCGCTGGGCACGCACCGCGTGCTCGAACCGGCGGGCGCCATGCCGCAGAGCGCGTGGAAGATCGACAACACGCCGGAGCCGCACGAAAACGAGATTCTGTGCGACGTCGAGACGCTCAACATCGACTCCGCGTCATTCAAGCAGATCGCCGATGCGTGCGGCGGCGACGCGGCGCGCATCGCCGAGCACATCGTGGGGATCGTGAACCAGCGCGGCAAACAGCACAACCCCGTCACCGGCAGCGGCGGCATGTTTATCGGTTCCGTCGCCCGGATCGGCGATGCGCTGCGCGAAGCGATCGCACTCGAACCGGGCGATCGCATCGCGTCGCTGGTATCGCTCTCGCTGACGCCGCTGCACATCGAAGAGATCGTGCGCGTCGACGTAGCGACCGGCCGCGTCTGGATCCGCGGTAAGGCGATTCTGTTCCAGAGCGGCATTTGGGCGAAGCTGCCTTCCGATATCGACGAGAACGTCGCGCTCGCCGTGCTCGACGTCGCCGGCGCGCCCGCGCAAGTCAGGCGCCTGTGCAAACCGGGGCAAACCGTCGTCGTCATCGGCGCGGGCGGAAAGAGCGGCATGCTCTCGTGCGCCGAAGCCCGTCGTCAAGTCGGCCCGGACGGCCACGTGATCGGCGTCGTACCGCATCCGGAATCGGAATCGGCGCAGCTCATTTTGAGCGACCACCTCGTCGACACGCTGGTCAAGGCCGATGCGCGCGACACGCTCGAGCTGAGCGAGAAGGTCGCCGAGGTCGTGCCGGAGCTCGCCGACGTCACGATCAACTGCGTGAACGTGCCGGCGACCGAGATGGCGTCGATTCTCTGCACGAAGGACGACGGTATCGTCTACTTCTTTTCGATGTCGACGTCGTTTACGGCCGCCGCGCTCGGTGCCGAAGGCGTCGGACGCGACGTCACGATGATCATCGGCAACGGCTACGCCAAGGATCACGCCCAAACGGCGCTGCAGACGCTGCGCGACCACCCGCACCTTCACGATTATTTCAACGCCAAATACGCAAAGAAACACTAGAGGAAGAGCCATGAGCGAGACCATCACCATCAATCACGTCAAGCCGCCCGCGCCGCCCGAGCAGTTCGAGTACAAGAACCTCAAGCAGGGCGAGTTTTGGCGCCACATTCCCGCGTATAAGGACGTCGACGAAGCGACCTTCCTCGATCATCTCTGGCAGCAGAAGAACGCCGTGAAAACGGCAGACGAGCTGCTGGCGGCAATCAAGGACGTGTGCTCGCCGGAGTTTTACGCCGATGCGGAAGCGGGT
This window contains:
- a CDS encoding peptide ABC transporter substrate-binding protein → MPNNLRSGNNSTNDLFGARGLVGRFAILAALLAAGCSHGQGSGPPVGGVRFALAADPQTLNPLFVHPDAASVEQQVARLSFEPFIDLDAAGHPVPALLSEIPTTANGGLTADGRTIVYRLRRGVRWGDGRPVTSEDVLFTLRAILDPQNPVRSHEGYDLIDRAYAPDAYTVVFHLRKAWAPAVMTYFSYGFSPQFVLPKHVLAAQGPLARSEFNEKPSVGDGPFRFVRWVRGEGLAYASNPLYWRGRPAVDRLDVRIVPEPSTNLLLLRSGELDWNLIAPVQLAVLRGKAGLNFVSVPTSVVAGLALNTAHPPLDDVRVRRAIAMSIDREAISKKITLGVYPVTDQITPQFSWAYDPAVKEPAYDPRAADALFDLAGWRRGADGMRHKDGAALALVYVQFPESMTGVRVATAVQAELHDRGVGVNVKSVSNAQLFLPRTGVLASGGFDMAYVPWTMGADPDDSAVLACNGPSNYMRWCNARVDALEQQALAATDRAERKRLYGQIARIAASDVPIVYLFNARYLYAYRSQLRGFAPNAFLPTWNAFAWTLR
- a CDS encoding Lrp/AsnC family transcriptional regulator; amino-acid sequence: MVLATEELDELDIRLLDALQRNARSTFAELGSVVGLKAPAVHDRVKRLEQRGYIQRYSVQLDAKRLGLNLTAFVSCYTAPDCKYDEFTRALGEMPEVCEVHSVAGEETFLCKVVTRSTQHLDDLLARLKAMPGMARTRTTIVLTTPFDRGGVTIQS
- a CDS encoding L-erythro-3,5-diaminohexanoate dehydrogenase — translated: MSAVSQRKAHPLGTHRVLEPAGAMPQSAWKIDNTPEPHENEILCDVETLNIDSASFKQIADACGGDAARIAEHIVGIVNQRGKQHNPVTGSGGMFIGSVARIGDALREAIALEPGDRIASLVSLSLTPLHIEEIVRVDVATGRVWIRGKAILFQSGIWAKLPSDIDENVALAVLDVAGAPAQVRRLCKPGQTVVVIGAGGKSGMLSCAEARRQVGPDGHVIGVVPHPESESAQLILSDHLVDTLVKADARDTLELSEKVAEVVPELADVTINCVNVPATEMASILCTKDDGIVYFFSMSTSFTAAALGAEGVGRDVTMIIGNGYAKDHAQTALQTLRDHPHLHDYFNAKYAKKH